TGTTAATATATCTGAAATAGATAACCATCGACATTTTTTAAGAAAAGAGCAGGGGTTTAAAGAGTATTTCGAAGAATACCGAAAAGAGAATAATGTAATCAAGCTAGACATCAGGGATACTGCGGAACAAGCTATAAGTAGAGAATTAAAAAAGGCGCTCGAAAGCAATAAAATAGATTTGATATTTGTTGCAAATTCCCGGGTATTTTATGTAGCGGAATTTTTTGAAAAATACAAAATAAAAAATGTAAAATTAGTAGGATTTGAATTCCTAAAAAAAAATGTAGCATATTTAGAGCAAGGAGTTATAGATTTCTTAATTTGTCAAAAACCAATAGAACAAGGATATAAAGGAGTAATGGCTCTTTATCAGTATTGTGTTCATGACATAAAAGTAAAGGATGTACATTACATGCCAATAGACATTATTACCAAAGGAAATTACCAGTTTTACAGTAATTAATATTTTTGATAAATTTTAATCTATTAAAGCGACAAACTTCCTGACGTTGACGTTTTAGATTTATAGATATCTTAAATATATGATTAATTGTATTTTTTTAATTTAGTTTAGTAATTTGCTTTATTATTTTTCTTAGGGTAAAATAATAACTTAGGTAGTTTTAATGAAAAAGAAAAAACAAGAAAAAGAGCTAGTTGGGGTAAAAGAAATTGCCAGAAGAGCAAATGTCTCTATTGCCACTGTTGATAGAGTATTACATAATAGAGTAGGCGTTTCTCCAAAAACCAAAGCTAAAATAGATGCAATTATTGAAGAACTGAATTATAAACCAAATATTTTAGCGCGAAGACTAGCTTCAAAGGAAATTTTGAGATTTGCAGTTCTAATTCCATCTGTATCTGAAGAGACAGATTATTGGGATGCACCTTTAGAAGGAATAAAGCAAGCTGAGTCTGAAATAGCAACTTACGGAATAGAGATCGATAAATACTTCTTTGATCAAAACGACAAAAAATCATTTTTAAATGAATCAAAGAAAATCTTAGATAAAAGGTATCATGGTATATTATTAGCACCGATGTTTATAGAGGAATCCATAGACTTTGTAAAAGAATGCTTGAAAGTGAAAATACCTTGTGTTTTTATTAACTCGGATTTACCAGATATTTCTAGTTTATGTTATATAGGTCCAAACTTATATCACGCAGGGGCATTGGCAGCACATCTATGTGG
This genomic interval from Pseudopedobacter saltans DSM 12145 contains the following:
- a CDS encoding LacI family DNA-binding transcriptional regulator, translating into MKKKKQEKELVGVKEIARRANVSIATVDRVLHNRVGVSPKTKAKIDAIIEELNYKPNILARRLASKEILRFAVLIPSVSEETDYWDAPLEGIKQAESEIATYGIEIDKYFFDQNDKKSFLNESKKILDKRYHGILLAPMFIEESIDFVKECLKVKIPCVFINSDLPDISSLCYIGPNLYHAGALAAHLCGYLIGRKEKILIVNISKEIDNHHHLLRKEQGFKEYFDNHQKMNDILKLDIRDTSYKAVSKELKKTFAANKIDLVFVTNSRVSSVAKFFEEQKVENTKLIGFDFLKENIEYLKKETIDFLICQKPIEQGYRGIMALYQHFVYNADVEKIYYMPIDIITKENYQFYRN